ATCCATGGGAACTCAGTCATAAAAAGATACAATACCGATCTTAGAAGAATGGATGAAAAACATTATCCTTTGAGTTGAATCGCTTTTTTCGCGGCCTCAACGATATTCTTAGAACGAAGGCCGAAATAATCCAAAAGTTCTTTCCAGGTTCCGGATTTCCCGAATTGATCCTTCATTCCCACTTTCAGGATATGAACCGGATATTCTTCGGAAAGAAATTCGCTCACCGCGGATCCGAGTCCGCCGACCACGTTGTGTTCTTCACAGGTGACGACCGCTCTGCACTGTTTGGCGTATTTCAAAATGGCTTCTTTGTCGATCGGTTTGATCGTCGCCATATTGAGAAGAGTCGCGGAAATTCCTTCTTTGGATAATTCTTCGACTGCTTTCATGGCCTCGTTTACGATCACTCCATTTGCAATGATGAGAACGTCCTTTCCTTCCCTCATCACCTCGGCTTTTCCGATTACAAATTGATAATTCTCTCTTTCGATCACAGGGACGTTGGGACGACCGACTCGAACATACACCGGACCTTTGTAGTCAGCGATCGCATGGATGATCTGTTTGCATTCGTTGTAATCCGAAGGACAGATCACGGTCATTTCGGGAATGGCTCTCATGATCGCGAAATCCTCGATACATTGGTGGGACGCTCCGTCCTCACCCACTGTGATTCCGCCGTGAGACGCTACCAATTTTACGTTTAAGAATGGATAGACGACGCTGTTACGGACCACTTCCCAGGCTCTTCCCGCGAGAAACATCGCAAAGGAAGAAGCAAACGGAGTCAGACCGGAAAGTGCGAGCCCGGCCGCGTGTCCGACTAAGTTCTGTTCGGCGACGCCTACGTTAAAAAATCGTTCTGGAAACGCTTTTGCGAATTTATTCGTCTTTGTTGATCCGGAAAGATCCGCATCGAGGACCACGACGTCCTGACGGGAAACCCCGAGTTCATGCAAAGCGTCCCCGTATCCGTCACGAGTCGCTTTTTCTGTCGCAGTTGCTGTACTTGGAGCTCCCATTTGATTCTTATCCTTTTAGAGCCGCGGCTTTGTCGGTTTCTTCCCAAGTAAAGGTGGAACCCTTTCTTCCGAAGTGACCGTATGAAGCTGTCTCTCTGTATTTTCTTCCTTTTTCAAGGAGTTTTAAGGATTCGATGATTCCTCTCGGAGTCAGTCTGAAGTTCGCACGAATTCTTTTTACGAGTTCGTCTTCGGAGATTTTTCCCGTTCCAAACGTATCAACGTGAACCGAAA
This window of the Leptospira stimsonii genome carries:
- a CDS encoding transketolase family protein — its product is MGAPSTATATEKATRDGYGDALHELGVSRQDVVVLDADLSGSTKTNKFAKAFPERFFNVGVAEQNLVGHAAGLALSGLTPFASSFAMFLAGRAWEVVRNSVVYPFLNVKLVASHGGITVGEDGASHQCIEDFAIMRAIPEMTVICPSDYNECKQIIHAIADYKGPVYVRVGRPNVPVIERENYQFVIGKAEVMREGKDVLIIANGVIVNEAMKAVEELSKEGISATLLNMATIKPIDKEAILKYAKQCRAVVTCEEHNVVGGLGSAVSEFLSEEYPVHILKVGMKDQFGKSGTWKELLDYFGLRSKNIVEAAKKAIQLKG